A region of the Microbulbifer pacificus genome:
GGGCAGCGCGCCTTGTGGGGCAGACCCTGCGCAAGCTGCCAAAAGACACTCGTCTGCCATGGCACCGGGTGCTGAACGCGCAGGGAAAAATTTCACTGCCGGAACCCGGCGCCGAGCGGCAGAAGAAGCGGCTTGAGAATGAGGGCGTGACCTTGCTTAACGGCAAGGTGGATTTGGGCATTTATCTCTGGCCCAAACCGGGGGAACTCTAGTTTGTTGAACGCTAGTCTGCACAAATACCGCCAACAAACCTAGCTTTGCACTCTCTCCGCTT
Encoded here:
- a CDS encoding MGMT family protein; this encodes MKVRNKSGNENIKTSGTSGTRKIKDEPNDATSRICLALALVPMGRVVTYGSLAELAGLPRAARLVGQTLRKLPKDTRLPWHRVLNAQGKISLPEPGAERQKKRLENEGVTLLNGKVDLGIYLWPKPGEL